One Alligator mississippiensis isolate rAllMis1 chromosome 12, rAllMis1, whole genome shotgun sequence DNA window includes the following coding sequences:
- the ARPC5L gene encoding actin-related protein 2/3 complex subunit 5-like protein: MARNTLSSRFRRLDIDEYDENKFVEEPDEAAAAAEPDPGPEVEALLRQGDMLRAFHMALRNSSVNTKNQAVKERAQGVVFKVLTSFKSSEIEQAVNSLDKNGIDLLMKYIYKGFEKPTENSSAILLQWHEKALAVGGLGSIVRVLTARKTV; the protein is encoded by the exons ATGGCCCGGAACACGCTGTCCTCGCGCTTTCGCCGCCTCGACATCGACGAGTACGACGAGAACAAGTTCGTGGAGGAGCCGgacgaggcggcggcggcggccgagcCCGACCCCGGCCCCGAGGTGGAGGCGCTGCTGCGGCAA GGCGATATGCTCCGAGCTTTCCACATGGCCTTAAGGAATTCTTCGGTTAACACGAAGAATCAAGCAGTAAAG GAACGGGCCCAGGGCGTAGTCTTCAAGGTTCTCACTTCCTTCAAAAGCAGCGAGATAGAACAGGCAGTAAACTCCTTAGACAAAAATGGCATTGACTTGTTAATGAAGTACATTTATAAAGGATTTGAAAAGCCAACAGAAAACAGCAGTGCAATATTACTTCAATGGCATGAAAAG GCATTAGCAGTAGGTGGACTAGGTTCCATAGTAAGAGTTCTTACAGCAAGAAAGACTGTTTAA
- the PPP6C gene encoding serine/threonine-protein phosphatase 6 catalytic subunit has product MAPLDLDKYVEIARLCKYLPENDLKRLCDYVCDLLLEESNVQPVSTPVTVCGDIHGQFYDLCELFRTGGQVPDTNYIFMGDFVDRGYYSLETFTYLLALKAKWPDRITLLRGNHESRQITQVYGFYDECQTKYGNANAWRYCTKVFDMLTVAALIDEQILCVHGGLSPDIKTLDQIRTIERNQEIPHKGAFCDLVWSDPEDVDTWAISPRGAGWLFGAKVTNEFVHINNLKLICRAHQLVHEGYKFMFDEKLVTVWSAPNYCYRCGNIASIMVFKDVNTREPKLFRAVPDSERVIPPRTTTPYFL; this is encoded by the exons ATGGCGCCGCTGGACCTGGACAAGTACGTGGAGATCGCGCGGCTCTGCAAGTACCTGCCCGAGAACGACCTCAAG CGCTTATGCGATTACGTGTGTGACCTACTGTTGGAAGAATCCAATGTGCAGCCGGTATCGACGCCAGTTACGGTCTGTGGAGATATACACGGGCAG TTTTATGACTTATGTGAATTATTCAGAACTGGAGGTCAGGTTCCTGACACAAACTATATATTTATG GGTGACTTCGTAGACAGAGGTTACTATAGTCTCGAGACTTTCACCTACCTTCTTGCACTAAAAGCTAAATGGCCTGATCGTATCACGCTTTTACGGGGCAATCATGAAAGCAGGCAGATAACACAAGTGTACGGATTTTATG ATGAGTGCCAAACCAAATATGGAAATGCTAATGCTTGGAGATACTGTACCAAAGTGTTCGACATGCTCACAGTAGCAGCT TTAATAGATGAGCAGATTCTCTGTGTACATGGTGGCCTATCTCCCGACATCAAGACACTGGATCAGATTCGAACCATTGAACGTAATCAAGAAATTCCTCACAAAGGAGCCTTCTGTGACCTGGTCTGGTCTGACCCAGAGGATGTTGACACCTGGGCAATTAGTCCCCGAGGAGCAGGCTGGCTGTTTGGTGCAAAGGTCACAAATGAG TTTGTTCATATCAACAACTTAAAACTCATCTGCAGAGCGCATCAGCTAGTGCATGAAGGCTATAAATTCATGTTTGATGAGAAATTGGTAACAGTATGGTCTGCGCCGAATTACTGCTACCGCTGCGGAAATATTGCATCAATCATGGTCTTTAAAGATGTAAATACAAGAGAACCAAAGCTATTCCGTGCAGTTCCAGACTCAGAACGTGTAATTCCTCCTAGAACAACTACACCGTATTTCCTTTGA
- the RABEPK gene encoding rab9 effector protein with kelch motifs — protein MGRAGRQAPRSPRPMRLPLLEPGAAPRRAAWYALAPRGDGPCARVGHGCCYWARPEARGVVVVGGADPANSFSDARLLELGALRWAPPRWTGLLARYEHATFVPAGRPRSLWVFGGADQAGNRSSVQVLNAELGTWESPEVTGTRPLPRTFHSSSAVVGDCLYVFGGGDKGAEPVKDQRLHVFDTVTLTWSQPEVHGDPPASRQGHAVVAVGSRLFLHGGLAGEKFYDDLFCLDTSDMKWEKVPATGDVPGGRAAHSAAAFKDHFYIFGGVDPTGALDTMYRYHIEKQHWTLLEFDSPVPPGRLDHSMCIIPWQVCNSVENNVSEAATNRDKSEKEAAVTVAEEGDPSQNKQSGKGNVEDTLVHLFFVFGGMDTQGEIYRDCLVCLVE, from the exons ATGGGGCGGGCCGGGCGCCAGGCCCCTCGCTCGCCCAGGCCCATGCGGCTGCCGCTGCTGGAGCCCGGGGCGGCGCCCCGCCGGGCCGCCTG GTACGCCCTGGCCCCGCGCGGCGACGGCCCCTGCGCCCGCGTCGGACACGGCTGCTGCTACTGGGCCCGGCCCGAGGCCCGCGGCGTCGTCGTGGTCGGGGGCGCCGACCCCGCCAACAGCTTCTCCGACGCCCGCCTCCTGGAGCTGG GTGCACTCAGGTGGGCCCCGCCGCGCTGGACGGGGCTCCTGGCCCGGTACGAGCACGCCACCTTCGTCCCAGCCGGCCGCCCGCGCAGCCTGTGGGTGTTCGGCGGGGCCGACCAGGCGGGGAACAGGAGCAGCGTGCAGGTGCTGAATGCAG aatTGGGAACCTGGGAAAGTCCTGAGGTGACTGGCACTCGGCCGCTCCCAAGGACGTTTCATTCATCGTCGGCTGTTGTAGGAGACTGCTTGTACGTGTTTGGAGGAGGAGATAAAGGAGCGGAGCCTGTTAAAGATCAACGGCTTCATGTTTTTGATACAG TCACTCTGACTTGGTCACAGCCAGAAGTGCACGGGGATCCTCCTGCATCTCGGCAAGGGCATGCAGTTGTTGCAGTTGGGAGCAGGCTCTTCTTGCACGGGGGGCTAGCTGGTGAAAAATTTTATGACGATCTCTTTTGCTTGGATACAA GTGATATGAAGTGGGAAAAGGTACCAGCGACTGGCGATGTCCCAGGAGGACGGGCAGCACACTCAGCTGCTGCCTTTAAGGACCATTTTTACATTTTTGGTGGAGTAGACCCAACTGGGGCACTGGATACAATGTACAGATATCACATAG AAAAACAGCATTGGACACTGCTAGAATTTGATTCCCCCGTGCCCCCTGGAAGGCTGGACCATTCCATGTGCATAATTCCATGGCAAGTGTGTAACAGTGTGGAGAACAATGTTTCGGAAGCTGCAACAAACAGAGACAAATCCGAGAAGGAAGCAGCTGTTACAGTTGCTGAAGAAGGTGACCCAAGTCAGAACAAACAAAGTGGAAAAGGAAATGTAGAAGACACACTTGTGCATCTGTTCTTTGTGTTTGGGGGGATGGATACTCAAGGGGAAATTTACAGGGACTGTCTTGTATGTCTAGTTGAGTAA
- the HSPA5 gene encoding endoplasmic reticulum chaperone BiP, with translation MVGVRVRVPGGGAMRLPLVLVMLAALGGARAEEDDKKEDVGTVVGIDLGTTYSCVGVFKNGRVEIIANDQGNRITPSYVAFTPEGERLIGDAAKNQLTSNPENTVFDAKRLIGRTWNDPSVQQDIKYLPFKVIEKKAKPYIQVDIGGQMKTFAPEEISAMVLTKMKETAEAYLGKKVTHAVVTVPAYFNDAQRQATKDAGTIAGLNVMRIINEPTAAAIAYGLDKREGEKNILVFDLGGGTFDVSLLTIDNGVFEVVATNGDTHLGGEDFDQRVMEHFIKLYKKKTGKDVRKDNRAVQKLRREVEKAKRALSSQHQARIEIESFFEGEDFSETLTRAKFEELNMDLFRSTMKPVQKVLEDSDLKKSDIDEIVLVGGSTRIPKIQQLVKEFFNGKEPSRGINPDEAVAYGAAVQAGVLSGDQDTGDLVLLDVCPLTLGIETVGGVMTKLIPRNTVVPTKKSQIFSTASDNQPTVTIKVYEGERPLTKDNHLLGTFDLTGIPPAPRGVPQIEVTFEIDVNGILRVTAEDKGTGNKNKITITNDQNRLTPEEIERMVTDAEKFAEEDKKLKERIDARNELESYAYSLKNQIGDKEKLGGKLSSEDKETIEKAVEEKIEWLESHQDADIEDFKAKKKELEEVVQPIVSKLYGSAGPPPGEEEAGEGEKDEL, from the exons ATGGTTGGTGTGCGG GTGCGGGTCCCGGGTGGCGGCGCCATGCGGCTGCCCCTCGTGCTGGTGATGCTGGCGGCGCTGGGCGGCGCGCGGGCGGAAGAGGACGACAAGAAGGAGGACGTGGGCACCGTGGTGGGCATCGACCTGGGCACCACCTACTCCTG CGTCGGCGTGTTCAAGAACGGGCGCGTGGAGATCATCGCCAACGACCAGGGCAACCGCATCACGCCGTCCTACGTGGCCTTCACGCCCGAGGGCGAGCGGCTCATCGGCGATGCAGCCAAGAACCAGCTCACGTCCAACCCGGAGAACACTGTCTTCGACGCCAAGCGCCTCATCGGCCGCACCTGGAACGACCCCTCCGTGCAGCAGGACATCAAGTACCTGCCCTTCAAG GTTATCGAGAAGAAGGCTAAGCCCTATATTCAAGTGGATATTGGTGGACAGATGAAGACCTTTGCTCCAGAAGAAATCTCTGCTATGGTGCTGACGAAGATGAAGGAAACGGCTGAGGCCTACTTGGGAAAGAAG GTCACCcatgctgttgttactgtgcctgCCTACTTCAACGATGCTCAGCGTCAGGCTACAAAGGATGCTGGTACCATTGCTGGGTTGAATGTGATGAGGATAATCAATGAGCC TACAGCTGCTGCTATTGCTTATGGACTAGATAAGAGGGAGGGTGAGAAGAACATCCTTGTGTTCGATTTGGGCGGTGGAACCTTTGACGTTTCCCTGCTTACCATCGATAATGGCGTCTTTGAGGTCGTGGCCACCAATGGAGATACTCACCTGGGTGGAGAAGACTTTGACCAGCGTGTCATGGAACACTTCATCAAATTATACAAGAAGAAGACAGGAAAAGATGTCAGGAAGGACAACAGAGCTGTGCAGAAGCTACGACGAGAGGTAGAGAAAGCAAAGCGAGCCTTGTCCTCCCAGCATCAGGCTAGAATTGAAATCGAATCCTTCTTTGAGGGGGAGGACTTCTCTGAAACACTTACCCGGGCAAAGTTTGAGGAGCTGAACATG GACCTGTTCCGTTCCACTATGAAGCCTGTCCAGAAAGTGCTAGAAGACTCTGATCTGAAGAAATCTGATATTGATGAAATAGTCCTTGTTGGTGGCTCCACAAGAATCCCCAAGATACAGCAGCTGGTGAAGGAGTTCTTCAATGGCAAAGAGCCTTCTCGTGGCATTAATCCAGATGAGGCTGTTGCCTATGGTGCTGCTGTTCAGGCTGGTGTTCTCTCTGGTGACCAGGACACTG GTGACCTGGTGCTGCTTGATGTGTGTCCTCTGACTCTTGGCATTGAAACTGTTGGGGGTGTCATGACAAAGCTTATCCCAAGAAACACTGTTGTGCCCACCAAGAAGTCTCAGATTTTTTCAACAGCCTCCGATAACCAGCCTACTGTAACAATTAAAGTTTATGAAG GTGAACGTCCTCTCACTAAGGATAACCATCTCCTGGGCACTTTTGACTTGACTGGAATTCCTCCTGCCCCTCGTGGTGTCCCGCAGATTGAAGTTACCTTTGAGATAGATGTGAATGGAATCCTCCGTGTTACGGCTGAAGACAAGGGTACTGGGAACAAAAACAAGATCACAATTACCAATGATCAGAACCGTCTGACCCCAGAAGAGATTGAGAGAATGGTTACTGATGCTGAGAAGTTTGCAGAAGAGGACAAAAAGCTGAAGGAGCGTATTGATGCCAGAAACGAGCTGGAAAGCTATGCTTATTCGCTGAAGAATCAGATTGGTGACAAAGAGAAACTAGGTGGCAAGCTCTCTTCTGAAGACAAAGAGACAATTGAAAAAGCAGTAGAGGAAAAAATTGAATGGCTTGAAAGCCATCAGGATGCTGACATAGAAGACTTCAAAGCTAAAaagaaggagctggaggaggtTGTCCAGCCAATTGTTAGCAAGCTTTATGGAAGCGCAGGACCTCCTCCTGGGGAAGAAGAGGCAGgagaaggagagaaagatgaaCTGTAG